One Falsarthrobacter nasiphocae DNA segment encodes these proteins:
- a CDS encoding RluA family pseudouridine synthase — protein MTAAETYPEPGLREVVLGEAGRIDAVLARALATSRSLVSRWIEEGRVRCEDQPVGRASAKVAAGARVVVDIPVDESVLVRPEVVDGFGILYDDDDLVVVDKPVGVAAHPSPGWRGSTVVGALAGAGYRISTSGAQERAGIVHRLDVGTSGAMVVAKTERAYTGLKAAFKERTVDKVYHALVQGLPDPLTGTIAAPIGRHPGHEWKFAVIEGGRDSVTHYEVIEAFGPASLLEIHLETGRTHQIRVHFSALKHPCAGDLMYGADPALAAELGLTRQWLHAHRLGFEHPVTGERISVTSPYPQDLEYALRHVRGDVPLG, from the coding sequence TGAGACCTACCCCGAGCCCGGCCTGCGCGAGGTCGTCCTCGGCGAGGCCGGTCGCATCGACGCCGTCCTCGCCCGTGCCCTCGCCACGTCGCGCTCGCTCGTGTCGCGCTGGATCGAGGAGGGGCGCGTCCGCTGCGAAGACCAGCCCGTGGGCCGCGCGTCCGCGAAAGTCGCCGCGGGGGCCCGCGTCGTCGTCGACATCCCGGTGGACGAGTCCGTGCTGGTGCGCCCGGAGGTCGTGGACGGGTTCGGGATTCTCTACGATGACGATGACCTGGTGGTCGTGGACAAGCCCGTGGGCGTGGCCGCCCACCCGAGTCCGGGGTGGCGGGGCTCCACGGTCGTCGGCGCGCTGGCTGGGGCTGGGTACCGGATTTCGACGTCGGGCGCGCAGGAGCGCGCGGGCATCGTCCACCGGCTCGACGTGGGGACGTCCGGGGCCATGGTCGTCGCGAAGACCGAGCGGGCGTACACGGGGCTCAAGGCCGCGTTCAAGGAGCGGACGGTGGACAAGGTCTACCACGCGCTCGTCCAGGGCCTGCCGGACCCGCTCACGGGGACCATCGCCGCCCCCATCGGCCGCCACCCGGGGCACGAGTGGAAGTTCGCGGTCATCGAGGGCGGCCGGGACTCGGTCACGCACTACGAGGTCATTGAGGCCTTCGGGCCGGCGTCCCTGCTGGAGATCCACCTCGAGACGGGGCGGACCCACCAGATCCGCGTCCACTTCTCGGCCCTCAAGCATCCCTGCGCGGGCGACCTCATGTACGGGGCGGACCCGGCCCTGGCCGCGGAGCTTGGGCTGACCCGGCAGTGGCTCCACGCGCACCGGCTCGGCTTCGAGCACCCTGTCACGGGGGAGCGCATCAGCGTGACGAGCCCCTACCCGCAGGACCTCGAGTACGCGCTGCGGCACGTCCGGGGGGACGTCCCTCTCGGCTGA